The following are encoded in a window of Cataglyphis hispanica isolate Lineage 1 chromosome 21, ULB_Chis1_1.0, whole genome shotgun sequence genomic DNA:
- the LOC126857483 gene encoding uncharacterized protein LOC126857483, with protein MMKEIKELLGRVIVNEVQRKTCVSLSPDMREFLGWMLEIDREEEPLEDVAPLPLIHEEIIPEQNSGRKFLFYNTSKIEDIKDLEKKVKVLDTLVKEYNALSAKEKAKVQTDHDYLIWQLNQLLKYIEEQEKKGKIASRSIEAARAGTGNILQYQSAMPNVTNANYSMTKDAFSLPIDTSDNFFQFNNIAPKVTDRQHHDGRTYRRETRSLEIPSKQYHKMKRQKFCNYKKNENNRAKRKHRKHRSNQNRAGSLPEYRTSRQKRASHEGRDFLYLGYEEPTIYDSFDLLDAKLTGKKKEKRKRELADKKNMTTVNDRMLDLLPIKGKNRLEDEVILLNKREAWRKENEEQLEEVAFGKDMRNGTKREKERFEKLIEGDKRKLIDETSSRMKRENIIRGTSTVRSTDLFDKSYSVSEASSGKTGKISRASYDNIDNGAKDKLRLAERTINVFADNKTDAAIDTTTAEVSTREKLVINAGANNQVKGKLSAINGETKIDRMNGSTSLANLTSDTNIEVSKERKKVSTVEKEANDNAVKLNRATNYRSEETDPEIELKNLRQERENGIYDVADWRMIDLFYDDDDDDDNLSGRKLRKKYVAKLAVPGDLDPENNFELPRLRNNKWSNDVVEWKLLPVIKSSPHYDERVLSRIRLMEKETPISKNHIRNVEIEPNAYLNNGEFRRLKHRRRRNGLLQTSPVLRIIDDIAESKDLPINPQISLKTRRVARSRNNKRSNGIAEFEVPFVLENYNHKLREISRSRNDPELDDGLIYNEVGLPLPISPHRYYDDYEGSSIIHFVPNIVRRDDDAYRYPAGAYLEYGPFKERTRDSNRQLASRKRFRLKTSGGEVIDFPADNSASKTSKSSPVRGMFLVQTDETALASHKDYFAFNKTKCTQETKGDNETKLTGQANLLNNKEI; from the exons atgatgaaagaaattaaGGAACTTCTTGGTAGGGTAATTGTGAACGAAGTCCAGAGAAAAACTTGTGTTTCCTTATCGCCAGATATGCGAGAATTTTTAGGATGGATGCTGGAAATAGATCGGGAAGAGGAACCATTGGAAGAT gTAGCACCATTGCCATTGATTCACGAGGAAATTATTCCGGAACAGAATTCGGGAcgcaaattcttattttacaaCACTTCCAAAATAGAAGATATTAAggatttagagaaaaaagtgAAGGTATTGGATACTTTAGTAAAGGAATATAACGCTTTGTCGGCAAAAGAGAAAGCAAAAGTTCAAACGGACCACGATTATTTg atttgGCAATTAAATCAACTTCTGAAATATATCGAAGAGCAAGAAAAGAAGGGAAAGATTGCGTCGCGATCTATTGAAGCAGCTAGAGCTGGAACAGGAAATATTCTACAGTATCAGAGCGCGATGCCCAATGTCACTAATGCAAACTATTCGATGACAAAAGATGCATTCTCCTTGCCAATCGATAcatcagataatttttttcagttcaACAACATCGCACCCAAAGTGACAGATAGGCAGCATCACGATG GTCGCACTTATCGCAGAGAAACGCGTAGTCTTGAAATCCCATCAAAGCAATATCACAAAATGAAGCGCCaaaagttttgtaattataagaaaaacgaaaataaCAGAGCGAAGCGAAAGCACAGGAAGCATCGCAGTAATCAAAATCGCGCAGGATCATTGCCGGAATACAGAACGTCACGACAGAAACGCGCGAGTCACGAAGGAAGGGATTTTCTCTATTTAGGCTACGAAGAGCCAACGATTTACGATTCGTTCGATCTCCTTGATGCGAAATTGACAGgaaagaagaaggagaagagGAAACGGGAACTGGCCGATAAGAAAAACATGACGACCGTAAATGATAGGATGCTCGATTTGTTACCAATAAAGGGGAAGAATCGCTTGGAGGACGAAGTGATACTTCTCAACAAGCGGGAAGCTTGGAGAAAGGAAAACGAGGAACAACTGGAGGAAGTGGCCTTTGGCAAGGACATGAGGAATGGCacgaaaagagagaaggaacgttttgagaaattaatagaaGGAGATAAACGTAAGCTGATCGATGAGACGAGCTCCAGGATGAAGCGAGAGAACATCATTCGCGGGACATCAACCGTCAGAAGCACAGATCTTTTCGATAAATCCTATTCAGTATCCGAAGCCAGTAGTGGCAAAACGGGCAAAATTTCGAGAGCAAGTTACGATAACATCGATAACGGCGCGAAGGATAAGCTGAGGCTGGCTGAGCGTACGATCAATGTTTTCGCGGACAATAAAACCGATGCTGCAATTGATACAACGACTGCGGAAGTCAGCACGAGAGAAAAGTTAGTTATAAACGCGGGAGCCAATAACCAGGTTAAGGGAAAACTTAGTGCTATAAATGGCGAGACAAAAATTGACAGGATGAACGGAAGTACGAGCTTGGCAAACTTGACGAGCGATACGAACATTGAGGTCTCCAAGGAGCGAAAGAAAGTTTCGACGGTGGAAAAAGAAGCGAATGATAACgctgtaaaattaaatcgagCGACAAACTATCGAAGCGAAGAAACGGATCCCGAAATCGAGCTGAAAAATCTGAGGCAGGAACGAGAAAACGGAATTTATGACGTCGCAGATTGGAGAATGATTGACTTGTTttacgatgatgatgatgacgatgataatCTTTCGGGAAGgaaattaaggaaaaaatatgtagctaAGTTAGCCGTACCGGGTGACCTAGAtcccgaaaataattttgagctTCCaagattaagaaataataaatggtCGAATGACGTCGTCGAATGGAAGTTGCTGCCGGTAATAAAAAGTTCGCCGCATTATGACGAACGTGTTTTATCACGCATTCGTTTAATGGAAAAGGAAACACctatatcaaaaaatcatatcaGAAATGTCGAAATTGAACCAAatgcttatttaaataatggcGAATTTCGGCGATTGAAACATCGCAGAAGAAGAAATGGCCTTCTTCAAACCTCGCCTGTATTAAGAATAATCGATGACATAGCGGAATCGAAAGATTTACCAATAAATCCCCAAATTTCTCTCAAAACTCGAAGAGTCGCTCGATCGAGGAACAACAAAAGATCGAACGGCATTGCGGAATTTGAAGTGCCTTttgtattagaaaattataatcataagcTCCGCGAAATATCACGATCTCGCAATGATCCAGAGCTCGATGATGGACTGATCTACAACGAAGTCGGTCTGCCATTACCGATTAGTCCTCATCGATATTACGACGATTACGAGGGCTCGTCGATCATTCATTTCGTTCCAAATATTGTCAGAAGAGACGACGACGCGTATCGATATCCCGCGGGAGCGTACCTCGAGTATGGCCCCTTTAAAGAGCGGACTCGCGACTCGAATCGACAACTCGCGAGTCGGAAAAGGTTTCGCTTGAAAACCTCAGGTGGAGAAGTCATCGATTTTCCGGCGGATAATTCAGCAAGCAAGACCTCGAAGTCCAGTCCCGTGCGCGGAATGTTTCTCGTGCAAACGGACGAGACGGCTCTCGCGAGTCATAAAGATTATTTCGCGTTCAACAAAACGAAATGTACACAGGAAACCAAAGGTgataatgaaacaaaattgACAGGGCAAGCAAATCTTTTGaacaataaagaaatttaa